The genomic interval CTCATGGCCATCTgctggaagctagttattttagtttataaagtttcaaAACACAAACGCATCGCGCCGCTTTAGAACACCTTTATTAACCCCGTCGTATGGTTTACTTTtctgatggatgcacttttttctcaacccccattcactgccattataaagcttggaagagccaggacatgttTTTAATATGACACAGAATCAATTtgtcagaaagaagaaagtgaTATACACCTAGGCTTGCTTGAGGATGGGTAAATCATGGactaatgttcatttttgggtgaactatccctttaacttacTGATTGCTATCAAGATGTGAAGAGACTTTCAACCAGAATAACAACATTTAGAACAAATAAGCTACTCTGACTTTATGTAACCCGAATGTAAAAACAAAGAGAAACTTACCATCTCTTGTCATAGTAGAGTTTCCCCTCCTCTATCCGTGCCTCATAACGCTGGGACGGGGTGTCCACTGGGGTGGTCGGGAGGTGCTCTGGAGAGGATGGGGATGCTGAAAAACATCACAGATGTTTGCTTTCAGTTAATTTCCAATTCATTCTAAAGcctttggttaaaaaaaatctaatgggAAATGATATGGGGAAATCACCTCTAAAAGACAAAACGTCCATACCTGGTCTTTTCGGAGATTTAAGCTATAAAGGAAATGAAGCAAAAAGGAAGATTGTTTTGATTATCTTCAGCAATCTCAGGTGTAAAACACGACAGACACAGACAAACAACCTGATATCTTGGAAAGCTAACACAGAACCAAAGCAATACACCCAATAGCATGTCAGTGTCAAACACCTATTTTCTATGGTTTGCATCCCTTTtccctagcctgacgtggtcatactcaattctagtcagaatatgagtctgaaactgctccattgggctgtgattatggggcgtgtttcaaccgaacctggaaagacatcaattggttagacctacaaccaatcagagcaacgaagcgacatcaacagagctcaactgcactgtgttgccatgtccgcgtttttttttcccgggttgttttttatgtccgcgggttgaagctactattatgtgatatacagacccatgagtgcgaattttagcaggcaaccctgccaaaataacacacattttaccccccaaacaccattttttttccagagaacccccccgagaagctattgttttgggccagtagttggcggattttgttgtaaaaacttggcaactctgtctgcacgcacgctggaataaacgatctttgccggtgttctaaaatttaaaaaaaaaattaatgatacacagtacttacccaacataatcatcatttttgagagaaattgtgaaggtgaatgcatatacaaacaagctctccgtttaagatttgaacaaatataatccaagcccgtTTGATGACGcacatgattacgttactgttcatcatctaaagcccgccctgatgatttcattggtctgaacagtttctgtacggagataattactcctctatggagcgaggccagaccgaactgcccgacctaaaaaatttgtgggCTGGGCAAAGTTCGGCTGGCAATTTCAAAAATACAGCCAATTTCTTGATATCCGCAAGTAATGTGTCTCATGTATCTCTTTGTGTAATAAAAAGTAATCAAATATTCAGGGGATTCTGGTTTTTATTACCTAATATAAAGCTTTTAGGAAAAAAAAGATCCTTTCTTCAAAGCTGAGACGCAAGTCATGAAGACTTTCATTACGTTTTGATGAAATGGACTAAACTTTTTCTATTACACTATTCTTTCTCAACTCATAGCCTGCAAAGGAATATGTAAGTGCATTAAATTGTTATACATGATAATCCTGTAAAATGATACATTAATTAGGCCAAAAAGTTGATACTGTATCTGAGAGGCACTTTGATTATTACAGGGCTTTATTTAGCCCATAAAAATGGAGCTAACCTTACCTTGTTTAATGTTCTTAGATCTTCCATGATCTGTTCATCAGTGAGTAAATAATTTAACTGAGGTGAGGAGAGTTAAGAAAACCTGATCATTACACATGCCCAGGGGCACAAAAAGTTGCTTTATGTTGGGGTACTATGTTTTTTTGGGGAGAGGGAGGAAAATCACCACATttgaatatgaaaaaatataGGGTCTATAAAACACGTCAAAACACCACACAGCACAAGAAGCGTTTGAAACATTTGTGAGTATTGACAATGCTTGCAATTGTAATGCAACGGACTGGTCTACGGGACATAAATTAAGCCTTTAATTGAAAGGGTTATTGAGCTGTTACACCGTCATATACAATAAAAGAGCCAGTACAgtgacagaaaaaaaacctGTACCTACCTTACACAACACCAAAAGTGGACTTGCGCACCAAGAGCAGACCTTTTTACGCACAGTACCACTCTGATAATATGTTTTACAAAttcaatatataaataacacttaaaaaaaagaaaaaaaaagaaaattctgtcatcatttactcaccctcaagttgttccaaacctgtatacatttctttcttctgctgaacacaaaagatgttttgaagaatgtcagtagcCAAACAGTTAATGAACCCCATTGACGTCCACagtgtgtatgtatttttttatactatGGTTACCTATATTTTTCAAATCATCATCATctgtgttcagcagaataaagaaatgtatacaggtttggaacaacttgagggtgagtaaatgattcagaattgtcatttttgggtgatctatcgTTTCATAGCTCACTTAAATTGTTCATTACAAATAAATTACTAAATgctaaaaaaagaataaatgtaaatgaacacatttttttgttgcatttacAATCCCTGCAGATGCCATTACAGTTTCATAGAAGATGGTCCGTTTAACTGATGTGTTTGGTGGTCTGAAGTGTTTTCAGAGCATGTTTTCTGTCTCTACAACTATGTAAAGGATATCAGGTGCCGGCTTTCTCCGCTTGTCTGGAATGGGCACAGGGTCGTTGGGTCGTCTCCTGAGCTTCCGGGTTATATGGGTTTTTACCTCCATGgaatctaaaataaataaatatatggatTGTATACTAGGTTTAAGaggtttattaaataaatatctcaCACAAATAAACtcaatgaaacaaaaaaattaaattgaaatgCAATGAATGGCTTTATGAGAGGCTTTAAACCTTGAAAAGgacaagaaaacaaaaaaaagtggtCAATATGACTTCTGTAAATGTCTTCTGACGTCATAAGACAACTTTGTATGATGAACAGGCCTAAACTTAAGTTTTTTACTAGCTATATTTCCATCcactattttaatgttttcaattgagcttgataaaaaaaaaatctgataagAAGACATGTGCATAAACTATAATGGAAAAACACATTTACTTAATACGAATAACAACTCACAGGACTTTGCCTCAACCGAGGATGTAATTGGATAACTAGACTAACCAGTGGGCCAATTTCATTGCACAGCATCTCAAATGTTGCCAGAGCCAAAGTCTGTCATCAAAATGGTTGGATATAATGACCTACCAGCGTTTATTGCGCTCCGTTTGGATGCTCTAAAGCGCAAGTAAtttatgatgaatgaaaaatGAACTACAGTGACTTCCGCGATAGCAGCaactttaatttttattacagaTATTTGTGCCAATTTCTTTGAAAGTGacaattttgttattttaagcaCATGGGAttgaaactgtaatttattcGCAAATGTTTTATGAGAGATTACAATTTTAGTTCAATTCCAAGTTCAATTCGCAACTTTAGATACATAGCCACTGATAATCATTCTCTTCAGTGGGGATGACTAGATCCTGTAATCTCTGTTGAACTTATAAACCAGTTCAGTCCGACTTGTGAATCATTCGCTTCTGTCAATTACAATTAGGAATTCATTGactcaaaataataattaactcACAAATTGGAAACTGCTACTTTTCTCATGAACACATCAACATTTTTAGCGCTTTTATGATATGATTATTGTgcttttgtttagttttctaAAGCTTGAAAGTACCTCAGTCCTTGTTTACTGCACGGAAAATAGCTTGGAaaaaagtttaaagggttagttcacccaaaaatacaaattctgccattaattactcaccctcatgccgatTCAGACCCGTAAATCCTCCATtaatctttggaacacaaattaagatgttGTTGCAATCCGATGGTTCAGAAAGACCTCTATTGCAAACAAttacatttcctctctcaagacccaaaaaggcactaaagacgtcgttaaaaagcttatctcactacagtggctcacaataattttatgaagcgatgagagtggtttttgtgtgcaaaaaaaccccctaaataatgacttatatagtgatggccgatttcaaaacctTCTTTGTGAAGCTTCTGAgctttatgaatcagcgtatcgattccaAACCGATCCGAACCGCTGATtagatacactgattcataacactTCAGGAAGCTGTTTTTTAAAATCAGCCATCGCTAtataagtttatttatttatttgcacacaaaaactattctcgtcgcttcataaaattattgtagagccactgtagtgagatgggctttataatgacgtctttagtgcctttatgggtctagagagaggaaatgacattggtgtcaatgaaggcctttctgagccatcagatttcaacaaatatcttcaattgtgttccgaagatgaacggaggtcttacgggtgtcaaacggcatgagggtgaggaattaatgacagaatgttcatttttgagtgacCTAACCCTTTGACATTGATCCTATTATGCTCTGCAAAAAAAGTCATTCAAGTCAGGTgaggaatgacatgagggtgagtaaaggatgaatgtaatttttgggtgaactactgcttgaagttttttgttttgtacaaAAAATGTAGTAAGCGTTCAGCTACAGGAACAGGATCTTGTTCTCTTAAACAGCAATTCTAACAATTCCTTGCACGAAAACCCTCTCAGGTTGCATTTTTCTATCTGATCTCACTTTTCCACTTCCTCACCTCCTGTCAGCTCCATTGTTAATTTCTCGTTCTCGatcatcttcttcttctcctccaGCTCTGCAATAAGATTTTCCTTCAGTTCCACTTTCTTATCATCAAATTCTTTCACCGCTGCTTTTTTCTCTTTGATGTAGTTCCTCTCCACCTGCTCTGTCTACAAGAAATGTATTTAGCATTAATTAACCAGTCATATCTGTTGCTTTCTGCAGTTATTGTAAATCAACAGATTGATAAAAATGAATGCATTGCAGCTTACCTCAAGTTGTAGAAATAGGTCTGAAAAGAAAAATAGATGGGAGGAAAGggacagaaagagagaaagagcacAAACAAGAGAAAAGCATTAATCACGTAAAATTGGCTTCTGAAATATTGACACTGAAAtcgaaatatattataaatcatCTTTACCAGCGTTACGAAGTCTCTCTTTATATTGCTGATCGAGCTTCTTCATTCTCTTCTGGTATTCTTGCAGCGTGCCTGCGGAAATGAATGGGTATGAAACTGATCTAATTTGCGTATTGTTGGCTGACATTTTATATCCACAGTGATGTATAGTAAACTTATTAAGGACAATCCCATTGGAATAACCTGTTTTGATTAAAGGGCCATGGTTTGAACCTACAACCTTTAGGTTACCAGCCAGGCTACATCACCTTGTTGGACCACTATCAATCAATACATGCTCTTTTTTTAGGacatatttgtttaaaaaaaaaaacctaaatttATGAAATATGCTTACATGGTCATACCAAAAGCCGTaatgctcaattctgatttaTTGCTCAGATCTGGGGATTTTTTGGTTGGCTGTTCACattgggccctatcttgcacccagcgcaattgactttgtacaccgacgcatgtgtcattcctattttgcacccgcgcaaagtgcgcttttccctccacagaagcacgtcactaaactagtgaatgaacttgcgctccctaggcggttcagcgcaaaaaaggaggcgtgtaccggcgcaaacaatccctggtgctattttgctgttccattaaacagctgcgccactgaccagaaaaaacctagtctaaagtcagtggcacgtagcgcgttgttcattatgctattttaagggcgcatgcttgaccaaaatgtatagcgtgcacaacgcgcatacactttgctcatgaaatctGAGCACAGTTACAATAACTGTTGCAactgcaacagttatttttgcaaatcataaattgttacactaaaaaacaaatattaacacatagtggtgtgccacgaagatgtgaaaaaaaataGGCATtgatctagcttacaaattaggcttattatagtaattaaggatcagacctgtttgcccaatagtggcaagacatatatatatatatatatatatatatatatatatatatatatatatatatatatatatatatatatatatatatatatataaggacatctgacaaattggtttgtccgtcaagaaccaggaaaaaaaatcgactgaaaaaaaaaaacactgtttaaCCAAAGCCTGTTTAACCGACACTATTTGAGgggggtttctcccatccccatacaacacaacttctctgtctttcactcccttacgaaaggaaaatatatttaccaatatattagttgaaatatattttaatatattgtaaatatatggaataatatattgatggtattataaaatatattatatattcatgtaatatattgcaaaatatacaaatgattgccgctttcaatatattgcaatatattgaaagatataaatattaattccaatatatgttaatatatttcctaatgtattgcaagaaattttccaatatactgcaatatatttttgtttcttaAGGGCTGCTCTTCCAAgaacgtgcgcctggtaaatacgccataataatagccatccataatggaacttgcacacctgcttttaaagggaatgttggatgccgctctgattggtttattcacgttacgcccaaaccacacctatgaataaagaagctacttcagaccaacccattttagatttgcgccgggcgcaagagccgtttatcccgccgggaaaatagcaacagcgccgagacccgcacacaaagttacttgcgttccgcgctttgacacttgcgtttcagatcgttaaaataggatTATCTTTTAAATGTGGCCAATATCAGATTTGACAGTGACATGTATGCGCAAAAGAATGATAACAAAGATGGCACACAGCACAAAGTCACATGGATGTAAACAGAGGTTAATAAAATCAGAATTTATGCATTTGTTAATGTTATGTGCCACGGATGACAGCTAATTTGTGCACAGAACGTTTTTCTAATACAGCATTTCCTTAATATTTGCATGTGTAGAGCTGTCGCCGTAATACTTATGAGTATAACAGCTCATCGCTGCCTTCTTCCATATTCAAAGAACCACCGCTATGTAAACTCTTTGAAATGATGTCCACCATCAGCGCAGAATTGTGACAAATATCGATATAGCGTGACGTAAATGTGGCATGAATTCCGATATGACTGTTCAGACTGAGGTCGCTTTGAAACATCTGACCTGTATCAGATTTAGGCCCACATATGGAAAAGATCAGATTCCATGTGGTTTGTGCTGATGAcattgttataaaaaaaatctgatctgAGTAGCATTTAAGCACAAAAATTTGGCTGCAGTGTGAACCTGCATCTTGTGTGTCTGGCAAGCAGAGATAATTTTTTTCCACTGTCAACATACTTTACTGAACAATAAGCATAAGAACAAAGAATAATGCCGTAGTTAATAACAGTATTAGTTATAGTGTTACATAGGTTTTTAtttgacttattttaaaatatttggtgaTGTACAACATAAATCTGCATTTAAACTTTCGTAATTAAAGGCACAGTGTTTAAGTTTCGCATCTAGCAgacgcttattcaaaacaataaaggcgtagcttgatgacgttGTGAATGATcatggaatcatgggagttgtccTCTTTACCTATACAGCTGATGGGAAATCATATTCATGGACGAGTATCAAGTTTTATTAACATTACGGTGATATGAATACAAATAAAGCCCTTTCTGCATATGCTATGTTAGCCACTTGACAAAATAGTGTTCACTGAGGAAAGGTACAAACATGTTACTTGGTACtagtaaatcaagaaaaccaaAGCttcaaacaataagactaaccgTGACGTTTACGTCACATGAATTGAGCTATAAaacaatgattcgttttctgttgataaagatttttaaacagttgctcatctgtctaataaaacacaaaacatcTTTGGTGTTTCTATGGAAGTAACACATGACGCTATGGTATGGGCCATTACACGGGTTAAAATTTGGATTCCTCTGGACTTATAcattgttggaaacatttgggataacgCAAGTAGACGagacaacaaaatatataacactgttcatGTGGCTTTTGGGTATTTTATACAAAAATCTAACATATTGTGCTTTTTAAGTGCTTGACTACATAATTACTTGTGCATCTCTTCAACAAATCAATAGTGAATAGGAGTATTTCCAGTCACCTTCTTGCAGTTGTTGTAGCTGTCTTTTCAAGGATGCCAGTCTGTCTTGATACATCCTGAAATcaagacaaaaacaaaacatcataAGAAATTATGGTTTTATTACAGCATGCAAATAGCAGAtgtgtcagacagacagacagacagacagacagaagatagatggatggatggatggatggatggatggatggatggatggatggatggatggatggatggatggatggatggatggatggatggatggatggatggatggatggatggatggatggatggatggatggatggatggatggatggatggatggatggatggatggatggatggatggatagatagatagatagatagatagatagatagatagatagatagatagatagatagatagatagatagatagatagatagatagatagatagataaaaggTATACTCACTGTTCTTTGATCTCAACATAGTCGTCTTCATCGTGCTTGGCCAGATCTGTTTCACTGGCATCTTCTGtgtctataataataataataagacaaGGTAGGGAAGAACCTGACTGTCATGCACAACGCCCAGACAATTTTATTTCATTCTTTTAGCCATCATGTTTTAAATGCACATTTGTAGCACCATCTAGCGGACAAACGTGGTAGCTTAGTGAATTTCCTATGGAAACAACCAAATTCTCTTCTGTTGTTCTTATTTAGAGTGGACAGTTTGTGTGGAAAAAGATACATGGGCCAATAATTCACAATCACATTACATATATGCGGTTTGCTGAATTTTTTAACAGCGGAATTAAAagtacacagtacacacaaacattttgtgTACACTGCTAAGGGGAACTCTCACAAGTTGATACTATAAGACTACAGCTATTTTATCCAAATAAACATCCACTGCATAATTTCAGCCTATGTATTCTCTATTATAAAACCAATTACTTTAATGTTGCTAACAATACACCCTACAGTCTCAATTACAGGAACGGCCCTCGTTTTTTTTCATATAGTCATATACTGTTAACATTTTgaagtaagatttttttttaaagaaattaaactGATGACAAGTGACAAAATGTTTCTACTGCCAATGTTGTCTGTctgaaatgtattttcatcaacgaatcctgaaaaattgtatcatggtttacacaaaaatattaattgataataacaagaaaataagtgtttttttgaGCAGCAAAACATCATATTAAAATGNNNNNNNNNNNNNNNNNNNNNNNNNNNNNNNNNNNNNNNNNNNNNNNNNNNNNNNNNNNNNNNNNNNNNNNNNNNNNNNNNNNNNNNNNNNNNNNNNNNNNNNNNNNNNNNNNNNNNNNNNNNNNNNNNNNNNNNNNNNNNNNNNNNNNNNNNNNNNNNNNNNNNNNNNNNNNNNNNNNNNNNNNNNNNNNNNNNNNNNNacatatttgtttaaaaaaaaaaaccgaaATTTATGAAATTTGCTTACATGGTCATACAAAAGCCGTaatgctcaattctgatttaTTGCTCAGATCTGGGGATTTTTTGGTTGGCTGTTCACATTGGGCCCtacttgcacccagcgcaattgactttgtacaccgacgcatgtgtcattcctattttgcacccgcgcaaagtgAGCTTTTTCCCTCCATCAGAAGCACGtcactaaactagtgaatgaaacTTGCGCTCCCtaggcggttcagcgcaaaaaggaggcgtgtaccggcgcaaacaatcccagGTGCtatttgctgttccattaaacagctgcgccactgaccagaaaaaacctagtctaaagtcagtggcacGATGGAGCACAGTTAAATAACTGTTGCAactgcaacagttatttttgcaaatcataaattgttacactataaaaacaaatattaacacatagtggtgtgccacgaagatgtgaaaaaaataGGCATTagatctagcttacaaattagaggcttattgtagtaattaagatCAGACTGCtgttgcccaatagtggcaagacatatatatatatatatatatatataaatatatataatatatatatatatatatatatatatatatatatatataatatatattatatatatatataaggacatctgacaaattggtttgtcgtcaagaccaggaaaaaaaatcgactgaaaaaataaaaaactgtttaCCGACGCCTGTTTAACCGACACTATTTGAGgggggtttctcccatccccatacaacacaacttctctgtctttcactcccttacgaaaggaaaatatatttacccatatattagttgaaatatattttaatatattgtaaatatatggaataatatattgatggtattataaaatatatttatatattcagtaatatattgcaaaatatacaaatgattgccgctttcaatatatttgcaatatattgaaagatataaatattaattcccatatatgttaatatatttcctaatgtattgcaagaaattttccaatatacaGCAATATATTTTGTTTCTTAAGGGCTGCTCTTCCAAgaacgtgcgcctggtaaatacgccataataatagcaatccataatggaacttggctcacctgcttttaaagggaatgttggatgccactctgattggtttattcacgttacgcccaaaccacacctatgaataaagaagctacttcagaccaacccattttagattttgCGCGGGCGCAAGAgccgtttatcccgccgggaaaatagcaacagcgccgagacccgcccacaaagttacttgcgttCCGCGCTTtggacacttgcgtttcagatcgttaaaataggatTATCTTTTTAAATGTGGCCAATATCAGATTTGACAGTGACATGTATGCGCAAAAGAATGATAACAAAGATGGCACACAGCACAAAGTCACATGGATGTAAACAGAGGTTAATAAAATCAGAATTTATGCATTTGTTAATGTTATGTGCCACGGATGACAGCTAATTTGTGCACAGAACGTTTTTCTAATACAGCATTTCTTTAAGATTTGCATGTGTAGAGCTGTCGCCGTAATACTTATGAGTATAACAGCTCATCGCTGCCTTCTTCCATTTACAAAGAACCACCGCTATGTAAACTCTTTGAAATGATGTCCACCATCAGCGCAGAATTGTGACAAATATCGATATAGCGTGACGTAAAATGTGGCATGAATTCCGATATGACTGTTCAGACTGAGGTCGCTTTGAAACATCTGACCGTATCAGATTTAGGCCCACATATGGAAAAGATCAGATTCCATGTGGTTTGTGCTGATGACATTGTTATAAAAAAACTCTGATCTGAGTAGCATTTAAGCACAAAAATTTGGCTGCAGTGTGAACCTGCATCTTGTGTGTCTGGCAAGCAGAGATAATTTTTTTCCACTGTCAACATACTTTACTGAACAATAAGCATAAGAACAAAGAATAATGCCGTAGTTAATAACATTATTAGTTATAGTGTTACATAGGTTTTTAtttgacttattttaaaatatttggtgaTGTACAACATAAATCTGCATTTAAACTTTCGTAATTAAAGGCACAGTGTGTAAGTTTCGCATTTTAGCAggcgcttattcaaaacaataaaggcgtagcttgatgatgtCGTGAATGATCAttggaatcatgggagttgtccTCTTTACCTATACAGCTGATGGGAAATCATATTCATGGGCGAGTATCAAgttttattaacgttactgtgaTATGAATACAAATAAAGCCCTTTCTGCATATGCTATGTTAGCCACTTGACAAAATAGTGTTCACTGAGGAAAGTACAAACATGTTACTCatagtaaatcaagaaaaccagAGCttcaaacaataagactaaacCGTGACGTTACGTCACATGAATTGAGCTATAAAACAATGATTTGTTTTCTGTTGATAAAGATTTTTAAACAGTTGCTcatctgtctaataaaacacaaaacatcTTTGGTGTTTCTATGGAAGTAACACGTGACGCTATGGTATG from Pseudorasbora parva isolate DD20220531a chromosome 3, ASM2467924v1, whole genome shotgun sequence carries:
- the suds3 gene encoding LOW QUALITY PROTEIN: sin3 histone deacetylase corepressor complex component SDS3 (The sequence of the model RefSeq protein was modified relative to this genomic sequence to represent the inferred CDS: deleted 1 base in 1 codon), with the translated sequence MASTLLSPMVEYYNDEEELDSVDEDEDRSFRGRDSEEYTEDASETDLAKHDEDDYVEIKEQMYQDRLASLKRQLQQLQEGTLQEYQKRMKKLDQQYKERLRNADLFLQLETEQVERNYIKEKKAAVKEFDDKKVELKENLIAELEEKKKMIENEKLTMELTGDSMEVKTHITRKLRRRPNDPVPIPDKRRKPAPAQLNYLLTDEQIMEDLRTLNKLKSPKRPASPSSPEHLPTTPVDTPSQRYEARIEEGKLYYDKRWYHKSQAIYLESKENTKISCVISSVGTNEIWVRKTSDSTKMRIYLGQLQRGAFIIRRRSAA